The sequence GGCCGGAGTGGTTACCTCTCTCGGCTACGGCACGACGGGATTGTCGGTAGGTCAGCGGGTGTTCGGCCTCGCCGACTGGTATCGCGACGGCTCCCTGGCGGAGTATGTAGCCATCGAGGCACGCAACCTCGCGCCGCTGCCGGGCGACGTCGACTTCACGGTGGCCGCGAGCCTGCCGATCTCAGGCCTAACCGCGTGGCAGGGACTGTTCGAGCACGGCCGTCTCCGGGCGGGGCAGAGCGTCCTCGCGCACGGCGCGGCCGGCGCAGTCGGGTCGATGGTGACGCAACTCGCACGAGAGGCCGGCGCCCACGTCATCGGCACCGGACGCGCCGCCGACCGTCAGAAGGCGCTCGACTTCGGCGCGAAAGAGTTCGTCGACCTCGAGAACGACGCCCTGGAAGACGTCGGCAGAGTCGATCTGGTGTTTGATGTCATCGGCGGCGACATCCAGAAGCGGTCCGCAGGCCTGATTCGAGCCGGAGGAACGCTGGTGTCCATCGTCGGTCCGACCGAGGCGCGGCCCGCCGACGGCCTGGCGGTCGACTTCGTTGTCGAGTCCGATCGCGCCCAACTGAGTGAGATCGTCCGGCGGGTGCGGGACGGACGACTGCGGACGAACATCGGCATCGTCTCGACCCTCGACGAGGCTGTCGCCACCTTCAACGCGACCGAGCGACGCAACGGGAAGACAGTCATCCGCGTTCGTCCGTGAGCGACACGCGTCCATCGATGCACGCGGCCGGCCGGCGCTGTCCAGTCGGCGGGCGGCATCCTATCAATCGCTGCTACCAAGAGGCAGTCATGGCTTTCATGTTAAAGATCAACGGCACACCCCATGAGGTTGACGTCGACGGCGACACCCCGCTGCTGTGGGTGCTGCGCGACGTGCTCGGCATGACCGGGACCAAGTTCGGTTGCGGTAAGGCGCTGTGCGGCGCCTGCACCGTGCATGTCGACGGCGCGGCGACGCGGTCCTGCATCACCACGGTCGACAGCGTCGGCGAGAGCGCCGTCACCACGATCGAGGCGATCGGCCAGACGCCGCAGGGCGCGGCCTTGCAGAAGGCGTGGCTGGAGCTGGAGGTGGTGCAGTGCGGCTACTGCCAGTCCGGCCAGATCATGTCGGCGGCGGCGCTGCTGAAGGACACGCCGAAGCCGGCCGATCACGACATCGACGCCGGC is a genomic window of Bradyrhizobium sp. CB1717 containing:
- a CDS encoding (2Fe-2S)-binding protein, which encodes MAFMLKINGTPHEVDVDGDTPLLWVLRDVLGMTGTKFGCGKALCGACTVHVDGAATRSCITTVDSVGESAVTTIEAIGQTPQGAALQKAWLELEVVQCGYCQSGQIMSAAALLKDTPKPADHDIDAGMSGNVCRCGTYQRIRAAIKHAAGA
- a CDS encoding NADP-dependent oxidoreductase, producing the protein MKAIVVTDQAAGTAGMKLAERPEPQAAINDVVVQIHASGFVPTELTWPPTWTDRRDRDRTPSIPGHELAGVVTSLGYGTTGLSVGQRVFGLADWYRDGSLAEYVAIEARNLAPLPGDVDFTVAASLPISGLTAWQGLFEHGRLRAGQSVLAHGAAGAVGSMVTQLAREAGAHVIGTGRAADRQKALDFGAKEFVDLENDALEDVGRVDLVFDVIGGDIQKRSAGLIRAGGTLVSIVGPTEARPADGLAVDFVVESDRAQLSEIVRRVRDGRLRTNIGIVSTLDEAVATFNATERRNGKTVIRVRP